The stretch of DNA tacatatacatatacatatacatatatatatatatatacatgtatatatatatatatatacatatacatgtatatatatatatgtatataaatatatatgtatatatgtatatatatatatatgtatatatatatataattgtatatatatatatatatatatatgtatatatatatatatatgtatatatatacatatatatatatatatatatgtatatgtatatatatatgtatatgtatatatatatatgtatatatatatatacatatatatatatacatatacatatacatatacatatatatatatatatctatatatgtatatatatatatgtatatatatatatgtatatatatatatgtatatatatatatgtatatatatatatgtatatatatatatgtatatatatatatgtatatatatatatatgtatatatatatatgtatatatatatatgtatatatatatatgtatttatatatatgtatgtatatatatatatgtatatatatatatgtatatatatatatatgtatttatatatatgtatgtatatatatatatatatatgtatttatatatatgtatgtatatatatatatatatatgtatgtatatatatatatgtatgtatatatatatatgtatgtatatatatatatgtatgtatatatatatatatatatgtatatatatatatatatatatgtacatacatatatgtcgTCTGTCTTGTTTCTTAGAGTTCCTTCTTTTTCTCCTCCACCTTTCTCCTCTGTTGCAATCTAAGAGCACAAAAGTCTTTTAACCCCACCTTGTTGCTTTCTTGAGAAGGATTGTTACTTGCACTTGATGGTTCTAATTCGAAGTGATTGGCGAATCCAACTCATGCGACATTTTTTTCATCTCAGAAAGAGAAAACAACATAAATTATTGGTGGTGAGGTCTTGGATTGATTCCAACTTACTTCAACCATAAAAAGAatgaaaaggaagagagaaagaatccCAAATTAGGTTcatgaagagaagaaagagactCTACCTCTCCCCAAGTATGTCATTTTATTAGGTTATGAACCAAATCCTTGGTTTTCAGTCCCAATCAGTGAAGGAAAATAAGAAGAATCAAAGAAGCAGATAATGATCAACTTGCATCTTCCAAAGTAAGATAAGAACTAGCAACCAGAATTCATTTAAAAGCGATCAGAAGTCATTAAAGttggatatattttttttctgcatCTACCATCGATATTGATGTAACAGCTATTAAATAAGAACAGGCAAAACTTCATCTTCGATGGTATTCTATGACATCAAAACGTTATTTTTTCCCTTCTGATCGTGTAAATAGCTTAGAGAACATGACTGTTCAGCTACAGGTTTTTTAGCATCAAATCATTTGCCAGGATTCAAACAACATTTTCATCAAAGATATATGTTCTTTAATGATTCTTTCTTGTTTCTGAGGACACCAGCATATTGGACTACAAGCACAAGTCAATCTTTCTTGAACTTGTACTTGAAGCTTAATGTATCGACTCTTGTGGTCAAGCACTAATAATACCACGATCCAAACATGTATCCTTTCTTATCAACCGAGTCCACATCTGAATCAAGATTAATTTTGCGGGGTAAGAGATATGATCCTTGTCTTGACTCCTTGATACCAACAATCAGATTCCCAAAGGCAGTGGAATGACTACGTGAGCTGCCATTTCAATCCCTGAACACCAGAAACTAAAGGACAAGGCAGGAAAGAAGTAGATCGATCCTCTGTGTTACTTCTCATGTGCTGTGCTCACTGATAAGGTAGGTGACATGCGAAGTCTTGCCTGCACTGCTCAGGTAATGCTACTCGATCCAAATTGGGTGAAGAAAACAGCAAGGAGGGTGGAATGAGATGGAGTTTGGTGGGAGGAGGTAACTCCATTCCTACGTCGTCTTCAACCTACCCCATTTAAATACGCTCCCCTTCTACATCTATGGCGTCCCTACGTCCCCCCACCCCCACCAAGATGTACTTAGTGATACCTCATTGAATTGTTTGCAGTGAGAGTCGCGTAGTCTTCTGCGTCAGTGGCTATATATTTGGGCTTCCCCTCCGTTGTATTCTTCAGGGTAAGAGACAAGTGATCGCTTTAGACGATGGAATGGCTCGAAGAAGTCACCTCCATGCGCTTCGTGGTATGTGTTGTGGTACCTGTGACGTTGCTATTTGCTGCTTCAACGAGGTGGCGGCGGAAGCTGCCGTTTCCGCCGGGGCCAACGCCGCTGCCCATCGTAGGTAACATGTTGATGATGGGCCAGCTAACGCACCGCGGCCTCGCTAAGCTGGCGGAGCGCTACGGTGGACTCTGCCATCTGCGCCTTGGCTTCGTCCACGTCTTCGCGGTGTCGACGTCGGAGATAGCCCGGCAAGTCCTCCAGGTGCAAGACGCCGTCTTCTCCAACCGCTTCGCCACCATCGCCATCACCTACCTCACCTACGACCGCGCCGACATGGCCTTCGCCCACTATGGCCCCTTCTGGCGCCAGATGCGGAAGCTGTGCGTGATGAAGCTCTTCAGCAAGAAGCGCGCGGTGTCGTGGGCCTCCGTGCGCGAGGAAGTCGACGCGGCCGTCCGCGCCGTCACGGACGGCGCCGGCGCCGCCGTCAACCTCGGCGAACTCATGTTCAACCTCACCAAGAACATCACCTTCCGGGCGGCGTTCGGGACGCAGAGCCACGAGAACCAGGAGGAGTTCATCGCCATACTTCAGGAGTTCTCCTTGCTGTTTGGGGCGTTCAACATCGGCGACTTCATCCCGTGGGTGAGCTGGATGGATCTGCAAGGCATCAACAAGAGGTTCAAGGTGGCACGAGAAGCACTCGACGGCTTCATCGACAAGATCATCGAGGAGCACATGGCCAACCCCAAGGAAGCTGACGCAGAGGATTCCGACATGGTCGACGAGATGCTCGCCTTCTTCGAGGAGTCCCCCGACCGCACGAAGGAAAACGAGGCAGATGAGCTCCAGAGAACGCTCAGGTTGACCAGGAACAACATCAAGGCCATAATCATGGTATGTGTCCATGCATAAATATGAACAACACTACATCTAATTTATGGGAGGAACATTTCATGAACTTATCCGTATCAAACTTGTGACCGGTTCATCCTTTGCTTCAATCACTCGCTTCTCAACCAAGAACACATGCGGCTGTTCGACTTGGAATCGATAGACTGATTGCTGAAGTGCACAGGATGTGATGTTTGGCGGCACGGAGACGGTGGCGTCCGCCATCGAGTGGGCCATGGCGGAGCTCATGAAGAACCCAGAGGACATGAGGCGAGTGCAAGAGGAGCTGGCCAGCGTCGTCGGGCTGCACCGGAAGGTGCGCGAGAGCGACCTCGACAAGCTCCCCCACCTCAAGTGCGTCGTGAAGGAGACGTTCCGCCTCCACCCCCCCATCCCCATCCTCCTCCACGAGACCGCCGAGGACTGCCAACTCACCGGCTACGCTGTCCCCGCTCGCTCCCGCGTCATGATCAACGTGTGGGCCATCGGCCGCGACAAATCAGCATGGGAGGACGCGGAAGTGTTCCGGCCGTCGAGGTTCGCCCCCGGCGGCGAGGCGGCCGCGCTCGACTTCACGGGCGGCGGCTTCGAGTTCCTGCCCTTCGGGTCGGGGCGGCGGTCGTGCCCGGGCATGCAGCTGGGGCTGCACGCGCTGGAGCTCGCGGTGGCTCAGCTGACGCACTGCTTCAGCTGGGAGCTGCCCGACGGAATGAAGCCCGGCGAGCTCGACATGGGGGACATGTTCGGGCTCACAGCGCCGAGGGCGGTGCGGCTGGTGGCCGTCCCTACGCCACGACTCACCTGTCCACTGTACTGATGGATCACCCCGTCCATCCATGTTCATCATTTCCAGTGTTTCCGGAAGAACCAAGACAGGATTCGTACGCATGCCATGTCTGTGTGGGAGATTGCTTCTTGGTCAACATGGAATCCATGTTGCAGGCAGCAGAAATAAAGTTGTATGATTGTGTCTCATATGTGTTGTGGTGGAACAAGCAGTGTGTCTCATATATGTTATCTGTCTCATGTCAAATAAATAGACTTAAGACACTATTATTCTTAAGTCaagctttttttttgttatattttgttgaatatttAATTTATAGATTATTTTACCAACAAAATATAAAACATATGTAGTGCTACATATCCGATTACATTTCACATCTCTCAgtccaaaaggagaaaagcttagACATCTTTCGAAGAAGATTTGCAGTGTAATCGCTGCTGTGTGATTGTGATGGACATGTACAAGCGTGCCATCAGCAACAGAGGAGGAGCAGGCGGAGGTCAAAGAATGGCCAAGTTTTGGGAATGGCTTAGGACAGTACGAATCTGCTTCTGCTCTTTCGGCAAAGGTGGGCGCCGGCGGCGGCGACCCgggttcggacgcgctcgaactcTGCGGCGGGGCAGGGGATGGTGATGCCGCCGGGGTGGTGGAACCCgaactcctcctccgcctcctgcaGCAGCTCCCCGAACAAGGGGTGGTTGAAGTAGATCACCGGAACCACGTACCTCCGCCCCCCGCCCACGTACACCGCGATGTGCCCCTTGGGCGGCCGCCTCTGCTCCTCCAGGAGCGGAGCCCGGTCGCCGAGGTGGGGTCTGCGTCGTAGGCGGCGGCAGATGCTCCGGCCCCAGTGGGCGAGCCTCGTGGTAGCCGTGGAGCTCTCCATCAAGGGCCGGGTGTGGTCGCGACGACGGCCGAGCCGCGAGACGCATCGCCATATCCTCGAGAGACGGCGGCCCAACCTGAACCCTCCTTTGTGTCTCTTCATAATATGGAGAAGGTGCATCAAAACACACCCATTCCTTCTCTTTATGCACTGCACGAGAGATCCAAGAAGAGAGAGTCCGATGAAGAGGTCAGAGAGAGGAACAGTGAAGGGAGAAAGAGAGATGGCGGAATGAATATAAAGAGGGCTGGTCAacgatattatatatgtatatatatacatatcaattGGAAATTGAGAATGgaagaaacagaagaagaagGCGGCAAGAGGAGACGTGAGAGTATGGAGATGTGAACCGTGAGTTGGCTGCACCGTAGAACACACGGCCTGATGAGCTACACAAGCGTCGCGTGGCGGAGAAGAGTGTGGTGTAAACGCAAACGCAAGTGGTGGTGAGAATCCCATGACAAAGACTTCACATTTGTTCTACCAATTGTCTCCGATCTCCATTGCACGTTGATTTGAATAGGGAATTGGAGTGGGAAGAAGCATACTTTTCTTGTGTGCATGTTCACTCGGTGAAAGggaagcgaagaagaagaagaagaagaagaatcaaagAAGTTGCTCGTTGGACTTTAAAACCATGTCGACTGTCAGTAATGTTGATTATTATGTATGCGTCGACGACTCATTCCCCATTTAAATGTATGCAACCATCGGTAGCTGACAAAGGAGAAAGGATAAGTGCACTGCCTGTGGCTGTGGCTAAGGGATCGATGATGAGATGAGAAGAGTTGTGCACCGGGATGGCCGGAGGTCGTTACTCTTTTGTGGGCAATCAACCAATTGTTGATGTTATGTACTTCCATAGATTTGAGTTTAATGTGTATATACATGCTTAGATAATAATTAGTATTATTTACATAGTGTAGTTAATCAAGTAGAACGTTATATCACAAGATCGATATTTTAGGTGCAAATTTTATAGAGTGAGATTTTGATGACTCAATATAAAATAAGTGAGTCAAAGAtacccacatatatatatatatatatatatatatatatatatatatatatatatatatatatatatatatatatatatatatatatatatatatatatatatatatatatatatatatatatatatctcataggTTAATTAAAACAGGTGCTTCATTTGATCTAAATCactaatcaaaaaatttaaattaaaactaACATTTATACACTTATCATACCATTATAAATCATTCTTAGTTTTATTCATTTTTTATATGGGACTATTTAGAGTATTGTAATTTTTTCTACTCAAAGGTTTGACATCTTTATTAATGTATGTGAGACGTAgactagtagtagtagtagtggcTTCACATTGTGATAAGTTATTTGACTTTATTCTCTTTCTTATTTGAGCTCTCTTATTATGCGTAAATACTAGAACGATTTTAATATCAAATATTAAGACCTAAACTTGATAAACTAACTAACTCATATACTTTGTTTGATCTAAATCATTAGTCAAAATATTTAAtctgaaattgataataatacactcaaaccataaatcaatcttaatcttactcATTTTCAATGTAAAACTAATTGAGATATtacattatgattaattttaattagtTTATACTTTTAATATTGACCAACCTCCTCTTTCCATATATTTTTCCTAACATGAAAATAAGTGTAAATCAAAATATAAAGGATCAATATATAGTTTTAACCTTGCAAATAAGAAAATTATGTTCATGATTTCTTGCAAACAGTCATCCTGTAacattaattttaaaaatgttgACTTGGAAAATTATGAATCCAAGGAACCAACTTATTTTAACCTATCATGTTGGAATTGGACATGTTAACATTTTTCAttctaatatcatatttttttatttttatcaatgtCATTGCATCTCAGGAACTTATAGACAAGACATAatctaatttatattcttaacatATAATACCCCTAAAAAGTAATTTATAAGTTCCTCCAATTAAGGGTTGGTTGATAATTttattactctttttttttatgggtatgatataataaaaaactACAAGATGAAAATATCCTAGCTATTGGTCTATCCTATGGTACATTGATCTTTTTCTTCATCAGAATAACCTACGAATTGTTCCTACAATATAATGCCAAATAATAAAAATCTCTTTGCATATGTGCCACTACAAATATATGAGTGATTTTGAGCTTTTCCAAATCTCTTTCCTCCATTTGTTTTCTTTCTATATGGACAGATCTATGGAATAAATTTGTAcaattgtaatatttttacacttTGGTATGTgttttcaaaaatatcataaagCATTGTAACctagtaaaataaaaaatgacaacgcaatatttttgtatatattttgTGAAAATATACTGTAATacagtattaaaatattataatgatatcGGTTCGCCTTATAGACTAatctataaaagataaaaaaaatctgaaaaaaaggtctcttctaaaaaaaaaatctattttttttcagAAATTTACTCTAAATACTTTATAATAGTTTATTCATTCTTCTTTTGTAGTTGCTTTAACTATACTCCATTACAATGAAATAATGGATATTTGACTCCAAGGGGGGCATTATAAACCAAACGCCATGATGTCCTTCTCATCACTCCTCCTATCTTTCGGTGAGATTTCATTTATTTCAGCACACCTCTTTTCACAGAGATCCGAGTAGTGGACATAAGAGGACATGGTTTCATTATTAGGCCTATGAAGCATAAATTATAGCTACGACTCTTAATCGTAAGTCAAAGCTTAAATACTATTCTATTTACGTTGCCTAACTTTGAATTTTCTGCGATGGAAATAATAAAAACAAAGCCAATAATGACCAGATGTGCATTTTTATGGCACTTGCTTTAAGACAGTAATAATTGGGAACAAGAAAATATTAGGTGGAGGATCTTAGGATGGAACTCTCATGACTGGCCGGATGACAAGACTTTTGACATCCTTCCTTTGATACGTTTGGTAACACATCTTGAAGGAGTTTGAGGAAATGTAACTTTGTAGATTTTAGCTGTTTCTAAGTTGATATATGGATTTTGGTGAGGCATTTTAAGGTCCTCTtccaaaaattttatgataaaagtCAACGCATGATAGTTTAGTTCTTATAATTTGTGAAATAGTTGTCTAACATTAACAAAAGTAAATGATAAAGATGAGATTTGATTATTATGAATAAAGAAAAATGACCAAACAATATTTTGATGGCAATCTTAATCATTGTTTATGGAAAGAGTAGGAAATGATGTCGGTTTTAAAATTATATCTTGAGAGAAAAAGGCCAAAACAACATTATCTTTGAAATGAATTCATTATTgtagatacatacatacacattcaTACGGACAAGACAAGAAGCTTTAAGATCTAAGGGTAGCGGAAGTGGGGTCCAACGGATCCAATGGGAGATACGGTTCTCGAAGTATATCCAAGAAGAAAGCTACACGGGGGGTCCCACCGGAGGTGCGCAAATATCTACGGGTGAAGCCATCATGGCAGAGAGAAGGTGGTCGATGGGGCCCGACGTGCATTCGGGAGGCCGCGACCTCCTCCCCACTGGCTCAGCGGCTGACACGTCAGCATCTTCACTGACACACGTGACGTGGGACCGGCCAATGATGGGATTACGTGGGCGATCCTTGCGTGTGGGGGCCCACCTGACGCGCCGCAGAACGCGCACGGGGACCCTGGATTTTGTTCTCGTGGCAAATCGccattctctctctctgctcTTATTTCGTCCCCGCCAAATTAGCAGTGTTTTTATGTTTGTGTTACTGTGAAAACACAGCACCAATGACAGCAACAACAAGCAAAAAGAAGAGACGCAGTGCAGGTTGCGTCGTTGAGCCAGCGGCGTTCGAGTGCAGGTGGCAGAGGAGCAGTTGCATGACTGAAAAGGGAAAGCTTGGGAGCATGGCAATTCCCTCCACACAGCTGTTTCATGTGGCACACCACAAcgcagagagaggggggggggaggagaaGAAGCCTTGCCATCTTGGTTGGCTAGCCAACCGAGccgggtggcggtggtggtggtggtggatggaTACATGATCCCGGCCACTCCTCCATGGTGACCGTGGCATGGCGTGGGATACTTTTGCTTCACCTTTGTCCCAAAGATACGCCTACCGACCATATACGTCTCCCAAACCATAATCCACACCACGAATATTATAATACATCTCCACCCTTCAGCGTCACACACCCTCTCTCCCCCCTCTCTTCCCACCGCGCAGACCTAAGggcaaaagagggaggagaagccGACGTACGTGTCAACCAGCGACCTGGGTTGACGGGGTGGGACCGACGAGAACCACGCCGCCACGCGCTGAACCCGCGCATGCGTGCttaactcctctctctctcacagATTGTTATTACAGACGAGAAAAGGAGCTTGAGCAGAACACTAACCTGGGCTCGAATGAGTAAAGTTGTTGATTTGGCTGAGGACAACGTCAACGTTTTGCTCGTTTGTTTAATGTTCTTCTGCCGGTAGGGATTTGTGGTTGGAGGTGCGTCTCCATCGGAATGCTTAGGTCGGTCCGAAAGAGGCCCACCGGTAGCCGTGATCCAAGTGACGACAGCAAAAGGCAGCAAGGAAAGaggcagaggaagaagaaggacgaCCAACCGCTGAGAGCAAAAGCAGGGCGGTCCCCAACGCCACATGCTGCTTTGGATTTCCCGCAATTGTCCTCGCCCTCAGCCATGTTTCAGTGCCATGCATGGGCTCATGCTGCAGTTACTATTTATCTCAGTCCATTTGCTTTTGTCTGcagagatctctctctctctctctctctctctctctctctctctctctctttgtgatcTCTGTGGAAGAAGGAAGGGAAGCTTTGTGGCCTTCGGTGTTGTGGTCGCTATCGGTTGCGggtggaggggaggggaggggaggggaggtggTGGCGGTTGCGGCCAAGAAGACCAAAGGATTCCGGCCATTGCGGCGCCATTCCTCTGCCCTCGAAGCCTTTCCCCGCAATCCATCCATCCATACGCGTACCTTGTTTGCGGCACGCTCTGCTGAAAGAGAAACCGGGCCTGGCTATAATACACTTCCCGTCCTTTGCAGCACCGCACACCGTCGGTTAACGAACGCCATTTCCTCTTCCTTTGCTATATtccacatcctctctctctctctctctctctctctctctctctctctctctcctttgttgAGCGACTTCAGTCTCGGGATCTGATCCTTCGCGGTGCCcccaaagggaggaggaggaggcactaACGATTGGATTCCCGAGGTTTCTGCCGAGAGAAGTAAAACTGGTGGAGTAGGAGCAATCGGTCTCCATCTTCTCTCTGTCGCAACGGACTCTCCGATCCGGCGTGTACAAACCAAAGAAGACATTCCACGTACTTGGAAGCTTTTAGCCACAGTGCTGTGATCTGTCACCCGTAAGAACTGTTCCTCCTCGTCTTCCCTGCACACACAGTTATGCTTCTGTTATATGTATGTAAGCTTGAATTTTGCAGCACAGATGATTTTATGTaagattgttgttgttgtttcatGCATCTCCCTACAAATTCACTGCAGTTTAGATACTAGTTCTAGAGATTTCTGCCTTTGTTTATGGTGATGATGCAGCCAAACAATTCGATGCACAAGTACATATGGATTCTTTTAGGAACTTTTTCTAGCATATGGCAGTTCCTGAACACACCTTTTCATTGTTTTTACTTACTGCAAAGTTAATATATATAGGTAATTATTGATGAAAAGAGATACCAAGATAGCATGTCATTAAGTCATTGATATGCAAAACTTTTGATCAAAATcaccttttttttattctttagtgTACTAAAAGGACATTAAAAATATAAGTCAAGATAAGAACTCTTTTAGTGCATGCATTTTCTTATTTCATATACTTTCTATGTTTATACTCCTTTGCAAAACTGGATACCTATCTGTAGGCAGCTTTCTTATATTTTTCCCAAACTCATGCTCTTCTACTCATTTCTCTACAACATGAGTTTTATATTTGTCTTTTATGCACAATTCCTAGCAACAAGAATTTCTTGGCCTTAATACTCTtccaaataagagaaagaaacaaGTCTTGCTATATGTATTGTGCCAGT from Musa acuminata AAA Group cultivar baxijiao chromosome BXJ2-11, Cavendish_Baxijiao_AAA, whole genome shotgun sequence encodes:
- the LOC135627179 gene encoding cytochrome P450 84A1-like, yielding MEWLEEVTSMRFVVCVVVPVTLLFAASTRWRRKLPFPPGPTPLPIVGNMLMMGQLTHRGLAKLAERYGGLCHLRLGFVHVFAVSTSEIARQVLQVQDAVFSNRFATIAITYLTYDRADMAFAHYGPFWRQMRKLCVMKLFSKKRAVSWASVREEVDAAVRAVTDGAGAAVNLGELMFNLTKNITFRAAFGTQSHENQEEFIAILQEFSLLFGAFNIGDFIPWVSWMDLQGINKRFKVAREALDGFIDKIIEEHMANPKEADAEDSDMVDEMLAFFEESPDRTKENEADELQRTLRLTRNNIKAIIMDVMFGGTETVASAIEWAMAELMKNPEDMRRVQEELASVVGLHRKVRESDLDKLPHLKCVVKETFRLHPPIPILLHETAEDCQLTGYAVPARSRVMINVWAIGRDKSAWEDAEVFRPSRFAPGGEAAALDFTGGGFEFLPFGSGRRSCPGMQLGLHALELAVAQLTHCFSWELPDGMKPGELDMGDMFGLTAPRAVRLVAVPTPRLTCPLY
- the LOC135627578 gene encoding auxin-responsive protein SAUR23-like codes for the protein MESSTATTRLAHWGRSICRRLRRRPHLGDRAPLLEEQRRPPKGHIAVYVGGGRRYVVPVIYFNHPLFGELLQEAEEEFGFHHPGGITIPCPAAEFERVRTRVAAAGAHLCRKSRSRFVLS